In the genome of Raphanus sativus cultivar WK10039 chromosome 4, ASM80110v3, whole genome shotgun sequence, one region contains:
- the LOC108855484 gene encoding xyloglucan 6-xylosyltransferase 1, whose product MIEKWLGTQRLRRLQRVWRQGKVTLLCLVLTVVVLRGTIGAGKFGTPEQDIEEIREHFFYSRKRAETHRVLVEVSSSSSKTSSSSTGAGNSNNNNNYETFDFKKIFADEGDEPEENRNKPYSLGPKISDWDEQRRDWLQQNPSFPNFVAANKPRVLLVTGSAPKPCENPVGDHYLLKSIKNKIDYCRIHGIEIFYNMALLDAEMAGFWAKLPLIRKLLLSHPEVEFLWWMDSDAMFTDMVFELPWERYEDYNLVMHGWKEMVYEQKNWIGLNTGSFLIRNSQWALDLLDAWAPMGPKGKIREEAGKVLTRELKDRPAFEADDQSAMVYLLATERERWGGKVYLESGYYLHGYWGILVDRYEEMIENHKPGFGDHRWPLVTHFVGCKPCGKFGDYPVERCLRQMDRAFNFGDNQILQMYGFTHTSLGSRSVKPTRRQTDRPVDVKDEFGLLHPPSKAAKLSTTT is encoded by the coding sequence atgatagaGAAATGGTTAGGAACGCAGCGCTTAAGGAGACTACAGAGAGTCTGGCGTCAAGGAAAGGTGACGCTCCTCTGCCTCGTCCTCACCGTCGTCGTCCTACGTGGCACAATCGGAGCAGGCAAGTTCGGTACGCCGGAGCAAGACATCGAGGAGATCCGCGAGCATTTCTTCTACTCCCGCAAACGCGCCGAGACTCACCGCGTCCTCGTCGaggtctcctcctcctcctccaaaaCGTCGTCGTCCTCGACCGGAGCTGgaaacagcaacaacaacaacaactacgAGACATTCGATTTCAAGAAGATATTCGCTGACGAAGGAGACGAACCCGAAGAAAACCGGAATAAACCGTATTCTCTCGGTCCGAAGATCTCCGATTGGGACGAGCAGAGGCGTGATTGGCTGCAACAAAACCCTAGCTTCCCGAACTTCGTGGCGGCGAACAAGCCTAGGGTTCTTCTCGTCACGGGATCAGCTCCCAAGCCCTGCGAGAATCCCGTCGGAGACCATTACCTCTTGAAATCGATCAAGAACAAGATCGATTACTGTCGGATCCACGGGATCGAGATCTTCTACAACATGGCGCTGCTCGACGCGGAGATGGCTGGGTTCTGGGCTAAGCTTCCGTTGATCCGGAAACTGTTGTTGTCCCATCCCGAGGTCGAGTTTCTGTGGTGGATGGACAGTGACGCGATGTTTACGGACATGGTGTTCGAGCTTCCGTGGGAGAGGTACGAGGATTATAATCTCGTGATGCACGGATGGAAGGAGATGGTTTACGAACAGAAGAATTGGATTGGTCTTAATACTGGGAGTTTCTTGATTAGGAACTCGCAGTGGGCCCTTGATCTCCTCGACGCTTGGGCTCCAATGGGCCCGAAAGGGAAGATCCGAGAAGAAGCGGGTAAAGTGTTGACCCGGGAGCTCAAAGACCGGCCCGCTTTCGAAGCTGATGATCAGTCGGCGATGGTTTATCTTTTGGCGACGGAGAGGGAGAGATGGGGAGGGAAAGTGTATCTAGAGAGTGGTTATTACTTGCACGGTTACTGGGGGATTTTGGTGGACCGGTACGAGGAGATGATTGAGAATCATAAACCGGGTTTTGGTGACCATCGGTGGCCGCTGGTGACTCATTTCGTGGGTTGCAAACCGTGTGGGAAGTTCGGTGATTATCCGGTTGAGAGGTGTCTAAGGCAGATGGATAGAGCGTTTAATTTCGGAGACAATCAGATCCTTCAGATGTATGGGTTCACGCATACGTCGCTAGGGAGTCGGAGCGTGAAGCCAACGCGCAGACAGACGGACAGGCCGGTTGATGTCAAGGACGAGTTTGGGCTGCTTCATCCACCGTCTAAAGCGGCGAAGCTCTCGACGACGACGTGA
- the LOC108852476 gene encoding uncharacterized protein LOC108852476 produces the protein MVGVRSFFLFAAIALLFAGRYGDATAAARGYIKYKDPKAAVEERVEDLLTRMTLPEKLGQMCQIDRFNFSSPFGDGEAIFTKYLIGSVLSNPYDTGASIEKRVELANTMQKLSLSTRLGIPMLYAIDAVHGHNTFINATIFPHNIALGATRDPELVKKIGAITALEVRATGIAQAFAPCVAVCRDPRWGRCYESYSEDPKLVNLMTESLMDGLQGNAPYVADFKTKLAGCAKHFVGDGGTVNGINENNTVVDNATLFNVHMPPFELAVKKGIASIMASYSSLNGVKMHANRAMLTDYLKDTLKFQGFVISDWLGIDRITTPPRANYTYSIEASINAGIDMVMVPWEYREFLEKLTNLVNGGYIPMSRIDDAVRRVLRVKFSLGLFENPFAGESTLATEFGSEEHREVAREAVRKSMVLLKNGKTDNDKIIPLPKKVKKIVVAGAHANNMGWQCGGFTLTWQGFNGTGENIGRNKALHLPTGKTRGTTILEGIMKTVDATTEVVYVEEPNKDTAKLHADAAYTIVVVGEAPYAESQGDSTTLNMAAPGPDTISHTCASGMKCVVVLVTGRPLMIEAYIDHIDAVAVAWLPGTEGQGVADVLFGDHPFTGTLPRTWMKSVAQLPMNVGDSAYDPLFPFGFGITN, from the exons ATGGTCGGCGTCAGGAGCTTTTTCTTGTTCGCGGCGATTGCTTTATTGTTCGCCGGTCGTTATGGAGACGCTACCGCAGCCGCCAGAGGTTACATTAAGTACAAAGATCCAAAAGCAGCGGTCGAAGAGAGAGTAGAAGACTTACTAACACGTATGACACTACCTGAGAAACTCGGTCAAATGTGTCAAATTGATCGGTTCAACTTCTCATCCCCCTTTGGCGATGGTGAAGCAATCTTCACAAAGTACTTGATCG GAAGTGTTTTGAGCAATCCTTATGATACTGGGGCAAGTATAGAAAAGCGGGTTGAACTAGCAAACACCATGCAGAAACTGAGTCTTTCCACGAGGCTTGGAATCCCTATGCTTTACGCTATTGATGCGGTTCATGGCCACAACACTTTTATCAATGCCACCATCTTTCCCCACAACATCGCTCTTGGTGCCACTAG GGATCCTGAACTTGTTAAAAAGATCGGAGCTATAACCGCTCTTGAAGTAAGAGCAACAGGAATCGCGCAAGCTTTTGCGCCTTGTGTTGCGGTATGCAGAGATCCTAGATGGGGAAGGTGTTATGAGAGCTATAGTGAAGATCCGAAACTTGTGAATCTGATGACCGAAAGTCTCATGGACGGATTACAGGGAAATGCTCCTTACGTCGCTGACTTCAA GACTAAACTGGCTGGTTGCGCCAAACATTTTGTTGGGGATGGAGGAACGGTAAATGGAATCAACGAGAACAACACTGTGGTTGACAACGCTACTCTCTTTAATGTCCATATGCCTCCTTTCGAGCTAGCGGTAAAGAAAGGGATCGCATCAATCATGGCTTCTTATTCTAGTCTTAACGGTGTTAAGATGCATGCAAACCGAGCAATGCTCACTGATTACCTCAAGGACACCCTCAAATTCCAAGGCTTTGTTATCTCTGACTGGCTTGGAATCGATAGGATCACAACTCCACCCAGAGCAAATTACACTTACTCTATCGAAGCTTCCATTAATGCCGGCATTGATATG GTTATGGTTCCATGGGAGTACAGAGAGTTCTTGGAAAAATTGACAAACCTAGTGAACGGTGGATACATTCCTATGAGCCGTATAGATGATGCTGTTCGAAGAGTTTTAAGGGTCAAATTCTCTCTCGGTCTCTTTGAGAATCCATTTGCAGGGGAAAGTACTCTTGCCACTGAGTTTGGATCTGAG GAGCATAGAGAAGTAGCGAGAGAGGCGGTGAGGAAATCAATGGTGCTTCTAAAGAACGGGAAGACAGACAACGATAAGATTATTCCGCTCCCGAAGAAGGTGAAAAAGATAGTTGTTGCGGGCGCACACGCTAACAACATGGGTTGGCAATGTGGTGGCTTCACTCTCACTTGGCAAGGATTCAACGGAACCGGAGAAAACATCGGTCGTAACAAAGCCTTGCATCTCCCTACCGGTAAAACCAGAG gaaCAACAATCTTGGAAGGAATCATGAAAACAGTAGATGCCACCACTGAAGTTGTCTACGTGGAGGAACCAAACAAAGATACAGCTAAGCTTCATGCCGACGCAGCATACACAATTGTGGTTGTAGGTGAAGCTCCATATGCTGAGTCACAAGGGGACAGCACCACACTAAACATGGCTGCACCAGGTCCAGACACGATCAGCCACACGTGTGCTAGTGGTATGAAGTGTGTAGTGGTTCTAGTCACAGGACGTCCTCTCATGATCGAAGCGTACATTGACCACATCGACGCTGTTGCGGTAGCTTGGCTTCCAGGAACCGAAGGACAAGGAGTCGCTGATGTTTTGTTTGGTGATCATCCATTCACCGGCACTTTGCCTCGCACGTGGATGAAGAGTGTGGCTCAACTTCCAATGAACGTTGGCGACTCGGCCTACGACCCTCTCTTCCCCTTCGGATTCGGAATTACAAATTAA
- the LOC130510399 gene encoding proline-rich extensin-like protein EPR1, translating into MAIKSTSLAICLLFSLATIATAYYSPSSPPVHQSPGYTHKPTLPPPVYTPPVYKPTLPPPVYTKPTLPPPVYIPPVYKPTLPPPVYKNSPSYSPPSYVPKPTYSPPTKPYVPKPTYTPPTKPYVPKPTYTPPTKPYVPKPTYTPPTKPYVPKPTYTPPTKPYVPKPTYTPPTKPYVPKPIYRPPTKPYVPKSTYTPPTKPYVPKPTYTPPTKPYVPKPIYTPPTKPYVPKPTYTPPTKPYVPKPIYRPPTKPYVPKPTYTPPTKPYVPKPTYTPPTKPYVPKPIYTPPTKPYVPKPTYTPPTKPYVPKPTYTPPTKPTTPKY; encoded by the coding sequence ATGGCGATAAAAAGCACCTCCTTAGCCATTTGCCTACTCTTTTCTTTGGCCACCATAGCCACTGCGTACTACTCTCCCTCATCTCCTCCGGTTCACCAGTCACCGGGTTACACCCACAAGCCTACACTCCCACCTCCAGTTTACACTCCACCAGTTTACAAGCCAACCCTTCCTCCTCCGGTCTACACTAAACCAACTCTTCCACCTCCCGTCTACATTCCACCGGTTTACAAGCCAACTCTTCCTCCTCCCGTCTACAAAAATTCTCCAAGCTATTCTCCGCCTTCATATGTCCCAAAACCAACTTATTCTCCACCCACCAAGCCATACGTCCCAAAACCAACATACACTCCACCCACCAAGCCATATGTTCCAAAGCCAACCTACACTCCTCCCACCAAACCATATGTTCCAAAACCAACCTACACTCCACCCACCAAGCCATATGTCCCAAAGCCAACCTACACCCCACCCACTAAGCCATATGTTCCAAAACCAACATACACTCCTCCCACCAAGCCATATGTTCCAAAACCAATCTACAGGCCTCCCACCAAGCCATATGTCCCAAAGTCAACCTACACCCCACCCACCAAGCCATATGTTCCAAAACCAACATACACTCCTCCCACAAAGCCATATGTTCCAAAACCAATCTACACGCCTCCCACCAAGCCATATGTCCCAAAGCCAACCTATACTCCTCCCACCAAGCCATATGTTCCAAAACCAATCTACAGGCCTCCCACCAAGCCATATGTCCCAAAGCCAACCTACACCCCACCCACCAAGCCATATGTTCCAAAACCAACATACACTCCTCCCACCAAGCCATATGTTCCAAAACCAATCTACACGCCTCCCACCAAGCCATATGTCCCAAAGCCAACCTACACCCCGCCTACCAAGCCATATGTTCCAAAACCAACATACACTCCTCCCACGAAGCCAACCACTCCTAAATACTGA
- the LOC108839250 gene encoding proline-rich protein 3-like has product MAIKSTSLAICLLFSLATIATAYYSPSSPPVYKSPENKPTLPPPVYTPPAYKPTLPPPVYTPPVYKPTLPPPVYTKPTLPPVYKPTLPPPVYKKSPTYSPPSYVPKPTYSPPTKPYVPKPTYTPPTKPYVPKPTYTPPTKPYVPKPAYTPPTTPYVPKPTYTPPTKPYVPEVPTVVDGIILCKNGYQTYPIQGAKAKIVCSEPGSYGKKDVVIYSDPTDSKGYFHVALTDIIKSLLHCRVKLYTSPVETCKNPTNVNKGLTGVPLSMYGYRYHSDKNLKIFSVGPFYFTGPKSAPTTPKY; this is encoded by the exons ATGGCGATAAAAAGCACCTCCTTGGCCATTTGCCTCCTCTTTTCTTTGGCCACCATAGCCACTGCTTACTATTCTCCCTCATCTCCTCCGGtttacaaatcacctgaaaacAAACCCACGCTCCCACCTCCGGTTTACACTCCACCGGCTTACAAACCAACTCTCCCACCTCCAGTTTACACTCCACCAGTTTACAAGCCAACCCTTCCCCCTCCCGTCTACACCAAACCAACTCTTCCACCGGTTTACAAGCCAACTCTCCCTCCTCCCGTCTACAAAAAGTCTCCTACCTATTCTCCTCCTTCATATGTCCCAAAACCAACCTACTCTCCTCCCACCAAGCCATATGTCCCAAAGCCAACATACACTCCTCCCACCAAGCCATATGTTCCAAAACCAACCTACACGCCTCCCACCAAGCCATATGTCCCAAAGCCAGCCTACACACCTCCCACCACGCCATATGTTCCAAAGCCAACCTACACTCCACCCACCAAGCCATATGTCCCAGAGGTTCCTACAGTCGTTGATGGCATCATTCTCTGCAAAAACGGTTACCAAACCTACCCAATTCAAG GAGCAAAGGCAAAGATCGTGTGCTCCGAGCCAGGATCATACGGGAAGAAGGATGTTGTGATCTACAGCGACCCAACTGACTCTAAGGGGTACTTCCATGTGGCGTTGACCGACATCATCAAGAGCCTACTTCACTGTCGTGTCAAGCTCTACACATCTCCGGTTGAGACTTGCAAGAACCCGACCAATGTCAACAAGGGTCTCACCGGAGTTCCATTGTCTATGTACGGATACCGTTACCACTCCGACAAGAACCTGAAGATCTTTAGCGTCGGACCTTTCTACTTCACCGGTCCCAAGTCTGCTCCCACCACTCCCAAATATTGA